The following coding sequences are from one Candidatus Margulisiibacteriota bacterium window:
- a CDS encoding ribonuclease J: protein MSNNPHKKLQIIHLGGQEEIGKNMTAVKYGSNILLIDCGMKFPGDDLPGIDVIVPDMSFLSENRKFIRGLVITHGHEDHIGGIPYLLRDMNIPIWGSRLALGLIEHRLKEHGISKAKMTGVKPGTVINMGPFKVEFIRVNHSIPDSFAVAVTTPVGVLFHTGDFKIDHTPVDGEKANLDRMRELGSKGVLVLMSDSTNADSEGYTPSEKTVGKNLDGFFAAAKKRIIIASFASSIHRIQQIFDCAHKHGRKVAVSGLSMKNVVGKAKEMGYLKIPHNTMISLDEIGRQPQNKLVILTTGSQGEPMSALSRMANGSHKQVEIQKGDTVIISAIAIPGNEKSVFNNINRLFKRGAEVIYEEKHGIHVSGHGSRGDLKTVLNLIKPRYFIPTHGEFRHLVMHAKLAVETGIRHENIFIDENGDTIEISKGKAVRGAKVPASGVLIDESGFRDVGEDIMKERRQLSESGSITIGIAVSRKDLRLLDEIKIETKGFVFSRSGDLAKKACESVKEAVALFRKKKSKDLFALRQEIKKQVRKLVLKGTEREPVITLLILQA, encoded by the coding sequence ATGTCCAATAACCCCCACAAAAAGCTCCAGATAATCCACCTCGGGGGACAGGAAGAGATAGGCAAGAACATGACCGCCGTTAAATACGGCAGCAATATCCTTCTTATAGACTGCGGAATGAAATTTCCGGGGGATGACCTTCCCGGGATAGATGTGATAGTCCCGGACATGTCCTTTTTGAGCGAGAACCGCAAGTTCATCAGAGGGCTTGTGATAACTCACGGACATGAGGACCATATAGGAGGCATCCCTTACCTGCTCCGTGATATGAACATACCTATCTGGGGAAGCCGGCTGGCACTTGGGCTGATCGAGCACAGGCTCAAGGAACACGGCATCTCCAAAGCCAAAATGACGGGAGTTAAGCCCGGAACGGTGATCAATATGGGGCCCTTTAAGGTGGAATTTATCAGGGTCAACCACAGCATTCCGGATTCCTTTGCCGTTGCCGTAACCACTCCCGTGGGAGTGCTGTTCCACACCGGCGATTTTAAGATAGACCATACTCCGGTCGACGGTGAAAAAGCTAATTTAGACAGGATGAGAGAGCTGGGAAGCAAAGGCGTGCTTGTCCTTATGTCGGATTCCACCAACGCGGATTCCGAAGGGTACACTCCGTCCGAAAAAACCGTAGGAAAGAACCTGGACGGGTTTTTTGCCGCAGCAAAAAAACGCATAATAATAGCCTCTTTTGCCTCCAGCATCCACAGGATACAGCAGATCTTTGACTGTGCCCACAAGCACGGGCGAAAAGTTGCCGTGTCCGGCCTTTCCATGAAAAATGTCGTAGGAAAAGCCAAAGAGATGGGCTATCTAAAGATACCTCACAACACGATGATAAGCCTGGATGAGATAGGAAGGCAGCCGCAGAACAAACTGGTTATACTTACCACCGGAAGCCAGGGCGAGCCGATGTCGGCTCTCTCAAGGATGGCCAACGGGTCCCACAAACAGGTGGAGATACAAAAAGGCGATACGGTGATAATCTCTGCCATAGCGATACCGGGCAACGAAAAGTCCGTTTTTAACAACATAAACAGGCTTTTTAAAAGGGGTGCGGAGGTCATTTACGAAGAAAAGCACGGCATCCATGTTTCGGGACATGGCAGCCGAGGGGACCTCAAGACGGTCCTCAATCTCATAAAGCCCAGATATTTTATCCCGACCCACGGAGAGTTCCGGCATCTGGTCATGCATGCCAAACTGGCTGTTGAAACAGGGATAAGGCATGAGAACATCTTTATTGACGAGAATGGGGACACTATCGAGATATCCAAAGGCAAGGCTGTAAGGGGAGCCAAGGTCCCTGCCAGCGGCGTTCTGATAGATGAAAGCGGCTTCAGGGATGTTGGAGAAGACATCATGAAGGAAAGAAGGCAACTGTCAGAAAGCGGTTCGATAACGATCGGCATCGCGGTTTCGAGAAAGGACCTTCGGCTTTTGGACGAGATAAAGATCGAAACAAAAGGCTTTGTGTTTTCAAGGTCAGGGGACCTGGCCAAAAAGGCCTGCGAGAGCGTAAAAGAAGCCGTTGCATTATTTAGAAAAAAGAAGTCAAAGGACCTTTTTGCCCTGCGCCAGGAAATTAAGAAGCAGGTAAGAAAACTTGTCCTAAAAGGCACAGAGAGAGAACCAGTGATCACCCTGCTTATTCTTCAGGCTTAA
- the dapA gene encoding 4-hydroxy-tetrahydrodipicolinate synthase, with the protein MEKIGRLITAMVTPFKPDGSINYAKAEELASYFADNGCDGLVVHGTTGESPTLTHEEEYELYKVVKSAAKGRLSVIAGTGSNSTATTIASTQKAEKLGLDAALLVVPYYNKPSQEGLYQHYKAVAQSSGLPLILYNIPGRTGINMLPETIARISELKNVIGLKDAAGDLNQTSAVRQLTSDKFLIWSGDDSLTLPMMSVGAYGVISVASHIVCGQIKEMISSFVEGRTKEAEALHRKLMPVFKVLFITSNPSPVKYALSLVGCDCGKTRLPLVEPLDREKEQIQKVMKELGIIQ; encoded by the coding sequence ATGGAAAAAATAGGCAGGCTTATCACTGCGATGGTGACGCCCTTTAAGCCGGACGGCAGCATAAACTATGCAAAGGCCGAGGAACTGGCCTCTTATTTTGCCGATAACGGCTGTGACGGGCTGGTGGTCCACGGCACAACAGGGGAATCTCCCACGCTGACCCACGAAGAGGAGTATGAGCTCTACAAAGTTGTAAAGAGCGCCGCTAAGGGGAGGCTTTCCGTGATAGCGGGAACAGGCTCCAATTCTACTGCCACCACGATCGCTTCCACGCAAAAAGCCGAAAAACTAGGGCTTGACGCCGCTTTACTTGTGGTCCCGTACTACAACAAGCCGTCGCAGGAAGGCCTGTATCAGCATTACAAAGCGGTCGCTCAAAGTTCAGGGCTTCCTCTGATCCTGTATAACATTCCGGGCAGGACCGGCATCAACATGCTTCCGGAAACGATCGCCAGGATATCGGAGCTCAAGAATGTTATCGGCTTAAAGGATGCGGCAGGGGACCTTAACCAGACCTCAGCTGTAAGGCAGCTTACTTCGGACAAGTTCTTGATCTGGAGCGGGGACGACAGCCTGACCCTTCCGATGATGTCCGTGGGGGCTTACGGGGTCATCTCCGTAGCTTCGCATATCGTCTGCGGGCAGATCAAAGAGATGATCTCAAGTTTTGTCGAAGGAAGAACAAAAGAGGCCGAAGCGCTGCACAGAAAGCTAATGCCTGTCTTTAAAGTGCTTTTTATAACTTCAAATCCTTCGCCCGTAAAATATGCCCTTTCCCTTGTAGGCTGCGACTGCGGCAAAACGCGCCTGCCTCTGGTGGAGCCTCTTGACAGGGAAAAAGAGCAGATACAAAAAGTGATGAAAGAACTGGGGATAATCCAATAA
- the uvrB gene encoding excinuclease ABC subunit UvrB produces the protein MDFKLKASFEPSGDQPRAIEELVERVSEQKRFSTLLGVTGSGKTFTMASVIQKTQKPALILSPNKTLAAQLCQEFRDFFPGNAVEYFVSYYDYYQPEAYIPSSDTYIEKDSAINDEIDRLRHRATMSLFERRDVIIVASVSCIYGLGTPANYLEGSLEIGRGQETGRDAVLKRLVEIKYDRNDTALSRGKFRARGDTLEVLPIYEKNIFRVEFDYDKVSRITEVDPLTGEVISKKESVRIFPATHYVTFRDRLERAIQSIEAELSERLKFFKGKNKLLEAQRLEQRTNFDIEMIREMGYCHGIENYSRHMDGRAAGEPPATLLDYFPKDFVMFIDESHVAVPQIRGMYAGDQARKKMLIDYGFRLPSAADNRPLNFKEFESRTNQCVFVSATPGKYEMEHTDKVVEQIIRPTGLVDPKVTLKASKGQIKDLAKEIRKRTEKNERVLVTTLTKRMAEDLSEFLNEKGFRVRYLHSDIDTFDRIEILRGLRLGEFDVLVGINLLREGLDLPEVSLVAILDADKEGFLRGETSLVQTIGRAARNVNGEVFLYAERITDSMKKALSETNRRRTIQLAYNKKHGISPKTIVKEIKDISEQLENASSKELRGSQTLVKQEEIPYIIRKLEDDMKAASIALEFEKAAALRDRIKELRRLWKK, from the coding sequence GTGGACTTCAAACTGAAAGCTTCTTTTGAACCCTCCGGGGACCAGCCCCGGGCTATTGAAGAACTGGTTGAGCGCGTAAGCGAACAAAAAAGGTTTTCAACACTGCTGGGGGTGACCGGTTCCGGCAAGACTTTCACGATGGCTTCCGTCATTCAAAAGACCCAGAAACCAGCTCTCATATTATCTCCGAACAAGACCCTTGCCGCCCAGCTTTGCCAGGAGTTCCGAGATTTTTTTCCGGGAAACGCGGTTGAATATTTTGTAAGCTATTACGACTACTACCAGCCCGAAGCATATATCCCAAGTTCCGACACATATATAGAAAAAGATTCCGCTATTAATGATGAGATAGACAGGCTGAGGCACCGGGCAACGATGTCGCTTTTTGAAAGAAGGGATGTGATAATAGTTGCATCCGTTTCCTGTATTTACGGCCTGGGAACTCCCGCCAATTACCTTGAGGGTTCGCTGGAAATAGGCCGCGGCCAGGAAACGGGCAGGGATGCCGTTCTCAAAAGGCTGGTGGAGATCAAATATGATAGAAATGATACGGCGCTCTCTCGCGGCAAGTTCAGGGCAAGGGGGGACACGCTTGAGGTGCTTCCGATATACGAGAAGAACATTTTCAGGGTAGAGTTCGACTATGACAAGGTCTCAAGGATAACAGAAGTAGATCCTTTAACGGGAGAGGTCATTTCAAAAAAAGAAAGCGTCAGGATCTTTCCCGCCACGCATTATGTGACCTTTCGCGACAGGCTGGAGAGGGCCATACAGAGCATAGAGGCGGAACTATCGGAAAGGCTTAAGTTTTTTAAGGGAAAGAACAAGCTCCTTGAGGCGCAAAGGCTTGAGCAGAGAACTAATTTTGACATAGAGATGATAAGGGAGATGGGCTACTGCCACGGGATAGAAAATTACAGCAGGCATATGGACGGGAGAGCGGCAGGGGAGCCTCCGGCAACTCTTCTGGATTATTTTCCAAAGGACTTTGTCATGTTCATAGACGAAAGCCATGTGGCCGTTCCCCAGATCAGAGGCATGTACGCAGGGGACCAGGCCAGAAAAAAGATGCTGATAGACTACGGCTTCCGTCTCCCGTCAGCCGCCGACAACAGGCCTCTAAATTTTAAAGAATTCGAGTCCAGGACCAACCAGTGCGTTTTTGTATCGGCCACCCCGGGGAAATACGAGATGGAGCATACCGACAAAGTGGTTGAGCAGATAATCAGGCCCACGGGGCTTGTGGACCCCAAGGTAACGCTAAAGGCCTCAAAGGGGCAGATAAAGGACCTTGCCAAAGAGATCAGGAAAAGGACGGAAAAGAACGAAAGGGTACTTGTCACTACGCTTACCAAAAGGATGGCGGAGGACCTTTCCGAGTTCCTCAACGAAAAAGGGTTCCGCGTCAGGTACCTGCACTCGGATATCGATACTTTTGACAGGATAGAGATACTGCGCGGCCTGAGGCTGGGGGAATTTGATGTGCTTGTCGGCATAAACCTGCTGCGCGAGGGCCTTGATCTTCCTGAAGTTTCTCTGGTGGCGATCCTGGACGCGGACAAAGAAGGCTTTTTGAGGGGAGAGACCTCGCTTGTCCAGACCATAGGAAGGGCGGCAAGAAATGTCAACGGCGAGGTCTTTCTATATGCCGAAAGGATAACGGATTCCATGAAAAAGGCGCTTTCCGAGACCAACAGGAGGAGGACAATTCAACTGGCCTATAACAAAAAACACGGGATCTCTCCAAAAACCATCGTGAAAGAGATCAAGGATATCAGCGAGCAGCTGGAAAACGCTTCGTCTAAAGAGCTTAGGGGGTCTCAAACACTTGTAAAACAGGAGGAAATACCTTATATTATAAGAAAGTTGGAAGACGATATGAAAGCCGCCTCAATAGCTCTTGAATTCGAGAAAGCGGCGGCTTTAAGGGACAGGATAAAGGAGCTAAGGAGGTTATGGAAAAAATAG
- the coaE gene encoding dephospho-CoA kinase (Dephospho-CoA kinase (CoaE) performs the final step in coenzyme A biosynthesis.), producing MDVKKKTVIGVTGPIASGKDEVCKILKGYGFYVIDADRIGHQVLKELPAKKRIIAAFGRKALGTKGEVSRNKLGRLVFSDRKRLLLLNSIMHPVMRKKIAGLVERTQKKKIAINAAVLKEMGLAGYCDRIWLVLASKKNRLKRLAKRGKRSKEMLRRMAFQRKPGSYKNETDIKIHNNGAKRGLKTKISKIISDGC from the coding sequence ATGGATGTCAAAAAAAAGACCGTCATCGGGGTTACAGGGCCAATTGCTTCGGGCAAAGACGAGGTGTGCAAGATACTAAAAGGATACGGTTTTTATGTGATCGATGCCGATAGGATAGGGCATCAGGTTTTAAAAGAACTGCCGGCAAAAAAGAGGATAATTGCTGCGTTCGGAAGAAAAGCGCTTGGGACCAAAGGGGAGGTCTCCAGGAATAAATTGGGCAGGCTCGTGTTTTCCGATAGAAAGCGCCTTCTGCTTCTTAACAGTATAATGCACCCTGTCATGAGGAAAAAGATAGCCGGGCTTGTCGAAAGAACGCAGAAAAAAAAGATCGCTATCAATGCCGCGGTGCTAAAAGAAATGGGCCTGGCAGGATACTGCGACCGGATCTGGCTGGTCTTGGCCTCAAAAAAGAACAGGCTTAAAAGGCTTGCCAAGCGGGGAAAGCGGTCAAAAGAAATGCTTAGGAGGATGGCTTTTCAGAGAAAACCTGGCAGCTACAAAAATGAGACCGACATTAAAATACACAATAACGGCGCCAAAAGAGGCCTTAAAACTAAGATATCCAAAATCATTTCCGATGGCTGCTAG